From a single Fusobacterium ulcerans ATCC 49185 genomic region:
- a CDS encoding tetratricopeptide repeat protein produces MLKTELLKTEIFRDYSDKDLVKEEEEIRFSLLENPQNIENLKSLAAILYYKRDYNGAIKLYEKIVNTNPENADYAAFLGYLYYENENYENAIDYFNKSLEIAPDNSFVHFLLGNTYSRAGLIKEAINSYDFAIFLDLDIYTAHLDFAKKYEAIGQKQRALKEYIIAYEIDPREKSIVEKINELKADIGSKKY; encoded by the coding sequence TTGTTAAAAACAGAGTTATTAAAAACTGAAATATTCAGGGATTATAGTGATAAAGATCTGGTTAAAGAGGAAGAAGAAATAAGATTTTCACTTTTGGAAAATCCTCAAAACATAGAAAACTTAAAAAGTTTAGCAGCAATATTATATTATAAAAGAGATTATAATGGAGCAATTAAGTTATATGAAAAGATAGTGAACACGAATCCTGAAAATGCAGATTATGCAGCTTTTTTAGGGTATCTTTATTATGAAAATGAAAATTATGAGAATGCTATTGATTATTTTAACAAGTCATTGGAAATAGCACCAGATAATTCCTTTGTTCATTTTCTTCTTGGAAATACATATTCAAGAGCTGGGCTTATAAAAGAAGCAATTAATAGTTATGATTTTGCTATATTTTTGGATTTGGATATCTATACTGCACATTTGGATTTTGCTAAAAAATATGAAGCAATAGGGCAGAAACAGAGAGCTTTAAAAGAATATATTATAGCTTATGAAATAGACCCTAGAGAAAAGAGTATTGTTGAGAAAATAAACGAATTAAAAGCAGATATAGGATCTAAGAAATATTAA